A portion of the Phacochoerus africanus isolate WHEZ1 chromosome 5, ROS_Pafr_v1, whole genome shotgun sequence genome contains these proteins:
- the NEURL3 gene encoding E3 ubiquitin-protein ligase NEURL3 translates to MGAQICSQADAEAPREALRFHATAMGAQVRLDVQRRTARRRATFHDGIVFSQRPVRRGERVALRVLCHERGWFGGLRVGFTRLDPARLSAPSLPPFVCPDLEQQSPTWAAMLPNGCALAGDVVHFWVNCQGRLFAQVNAGPRLLLRKGVLMDAPLWAVMDVYGTTKAIELLDEAMDPTASAFPTTMPWILSDETLPEPKAREDCAICFHQAANTCLVPCGHTHFCSSCALRVFRDTAKCPLCRWEIKAVAPAWGLPLWALETASQCR, encoded by the exons ATGGGGGCCCAGATCTGCTCCCAGGCTG ATGCCGAGGCTCCGCGAGAGGCTCTCCGTTTCCACGCCACGGCCATGGGCGCGCAGGTGCGTCTGGATGTGCAGCGACGCACCGCGCGCAGGCGAGCCACATTCCACGACGGCATCGTGTTCAGCCAGCGGCCGGTGCGGCGTGGGGAGCGCGTGGCGCTGCGCGTGCTGTGTCACGAGCGCGGCTGGTTTGGCGGCCTCCGCGTGGGCTTCACGCGCCTAGATCCTGCCCGCCTGTCCGCGCCCAGCCTGCCGCCCTTCGTGTGCCCGGACCTGGAACAGCAGAGTCCGACGTGGGCGGCGATGCTGCCCAATGGCTGCGCACTCGCGGGAGACGTAGTGCACTTCTGGGTGAACTGCCAAGGCCGGCTCTTCGCCCAGGTCAACGCCGGGCCCCGGCTCCTGCTGCGTAAAGGCGTGCTCATGGACGCCCCGCTCTGGGCCGTGATGGACGTGTACGGGACCACCAAGGCCATTGAGCTTCTGGATGAGGCCATGG ATCCTACAGCCAGCGCCTTCCCCACGACCATGCCATGGATCCTCAGTGATGAAACTCTGCCCGAACCCAAAG CAAGAGAGGATTGTGCCATCTGCTTCCACCAGGCTGCCAACACCTGCCTTGTGCCCTGCGGCCACACACACTTCTGCAGCTCCTGTGCCTTGCGGGTCTTCAGAGACACGGCCAAATGCCCCCTGTGTCGCTGGGAGATCAAGGCGGTGGCCCCGGCTTGGGGCCTCCCACTCTGGGCCCTGGAGACAGCCTCCCAGTGTAGGTGA